The Metabacillus sediminilitoris genome window below encodes:
- a CDS encoding aminotransferase class I/II-fold pyridoxal phosphate-dependent enzyme, which translates to MNQLAQTLNQAVKEDNEHVYDMLSQLGKEMFYPKGILSQSAEAGKKAHRFNATIGIATEESQPMHFQHIQDLFGDKVAPKDLFPYAPPQGKEDLRKVWKEKILKDNPSLDAESVGTPVVTNALTHGLSIVADLFVDEGTPVILPDKYWGNYNITFSVRRGGIVKTYPLFNEANGFNVAGLKESIQAQKEAGKVVVLLNFPNNPTGYTPLESEAKEIVAVLKEAADEGLNVIALIDDAYFGLFYEDSMKESIFSLLADVHPRILPIKVDGATKENYVWGFRVGFITYASKSAAILNALEQKTKGIIRGTISSASHPSQSIILQSLQSEEFPVEKEQKFALMKSRADKTKEVLAKEEYQKYWTYYPFNSGYFMCLKLHTINAEELRLHLLDKYGVGTISINDTDLRIAFSCVEAEDIEELFDLIAQGAADLQ; encoded by the coding sequence ATGAATCAATTAGCACAAACACTAAATCAGGCAGTGAAAGAAGACAATGAACACGTTTATGATATGTTGTCACAACTCGGAAAAGAAATGTTTTATCCAAAAGGGATTTTAAGCCAATCTGCTGAAGCAGGCAAAAAAGCACACCGCTTTAATGCAACGATCGGAATTGCGACAGAGGAAAGCCAACCAATGCACTTTCAACATATTCAAGATCTATTCGGAGATAAAGTAGCACCGAAAGACCTTTTTCCTTATGCACCGCCACAAGGGAAAGAAGATCTTAGAAAAGTATGGAAAGAAAAAATTCTTAAAGATAACCCAAGCTTAGATGCAGAATCAGTTGGAACACCTGTTGTCACAAATGCTCTTACACATGGCTTAAGCATCGTAGCTGATCTATTTGTCGACGAAGGCACACCAGTTATCTTACCTGATAAATATTGGGGCAACTACAACATTACGTTTTCCGTTCGCCGCGGCGGTATTGTGAAGACATATCCTTTATTCAATGAAGCAAACGGCTTTAACGTGGCAGGGCTTAAGGAATCCATCCAAGCGCAAAAAGAAGCCGGCAAAGTTGTTGTCTTACTAAACTTCCCGAATAATCCAACTGGATATACTCCTCTTGAGTCTGAGGCGAAGGAAATTGTCGCTGTTCTTAAAGAAGCAGCTGATGAAGGATTAAATGTGATTGCACTAATTGATGATGCATATTTCGGATTATTTTATGAAGATTCAATGAAAGAGTCCATCTTTAGTCTGCTAGCAGATGTACACCCGCGCATCCTGCCAATTAAAGTTGACGGTGCAACAAAAGAAAACTATGTATGGGGCTTCCGCGTAGGATTCATCACATATGCAAGTAAAAGCGCTGCAATCCTAAATGCATTAGAGCAAAAAACAAAAGGGATCATAAGAGGAACGATTTCAAGTGCCTCACACCCTTCACAATCCATTATCCTGCAATCCCTGCAATCAGAAGAATTCCCTGTTGAAAAAGAGCAGAAATTCGCGCTTATGAAAAGCAGAGCAGATAAAACAAAAGAAGTATTAGCAAAAGAAGAATACCAAAAATACTGGACATACTATCCATTTAACTCTGGATACTTTATGTGCTTAAAATTACACACAATTAACGCAGAAGAGCTTCGCTTACATCTATTAGATAAATATGGAGTTGGAACGATTTCAATCAACGACACAGATCTTCGTATTGCGTTCTCATGTGTTGAAGCAGAAGACATTGAGGAGTTATTTGATCTGATTGCACAAGGTGCAGCTGATCTGCAATAA
- a CDS encoding amino acid permease, with protein sequence MKNVLFRRKNIGELLRKKGDIQLKQTLGAFDLVLLGVGAIVGTGIFILPGTVASSHSGPAIVFSFIIAAIVCALAGLCYSEFSSSVPIAGSAYTYGYIVFGELVAWLVGWALVLEYGLAVASVATGWSAYLSALLEGFNITIPKAISGPFNPVEGTYINVPAIVIILAIAFLLTRGIKESAKLNKIMVFIKVGVILLFIGVGIFYVEPANWQPFMPFGISGVMSGAALVFFAYLGFDAVSSAAEEVKNPQRNLPIGIIGSLLICTLLYVLVSLVITGIVSYTHLNVSDPVSFAMQLIHQDWVSGVISLGAVIGMMTVILVMLYGGTRLLYALGRDGLLPKIMCELNKKYKTPIKNTWIFAALTAFCAGVIPLSKLAELVNMGTLLAFTVVSIGVIYLRKDKSIPSGGFKVPFFPVIPICSFLLCLFLISQLSVSTWIACGIWFVFGLFIYFIYGRKHSLMNKE encoded by the coding sequence GTGAAAAATGTACTATTCAGAAGAAAAAATATTGGAGAATTATTAAGAAAAAAAGGAGATATCCAGCTAAAGCAAACGTTAGGAGCATTTGATTTAGTATTGCTTGGAGTTGGTGCCATTGTTGGAACAGGTATATTCATCCTTCCTGGAACAGTAGCTTCAAGTCATTCTGGACCAGCTATTGTTTTTTCCTTTATTATAGCTGCTATTGTCTGTGCATTGGCAGGTTTGTGTTATTCAGAATTTTCTTCATCCGTACCAATAGCAGGTAGTGCTTATACCTATGGATATATTGTATTTGGAGAATTAGTCGCTTGGTTAGTTGGTTGGGCTTTGGTATTAGAATATGGATTAGCAGTTGCTTCGGTCGCAACTGGTTGGTCTGCTTATTTGTCTGCTTTGTTAGAAGGATTTAATATCACGATTCCAAAGGCAATCTCGGGTCCTTTTAATCCAGTAGAAGGAACTTATATAAATGTACCAGCTATTGTCATTATACTTGCCATTGCTTTTTTATTAACGCGCGGGATAAAAGAATCTGCAAAGCTTAATAAGATTATGGTATTTATTAAAGTAGGTGTTATTCTTTTATTTATTGGGGTAGGTATTTTTTATGTGGAGCCTGCTAATTGGCAGCCATTTATGCCGTTCGGAATAAGTGGAGTAATGAGCGGAGCAGCACTTGTTTTCTTTGCCTATCTTGGATTTGATGCTGTCTCATCAGCGGCTGAAGAGGTAAAAAATCCACAACGAAATTTACCAATTGGAATTATAGGTTCATTATTAATTTGTACATTACTTTACGTATTGGTTTCGCTTGTTATAACTGGTATTGTTTCATATACACATCTAAACGTAAGTGACCCAGTCAGCTTTGCTATGCAGCTCATTCATCAAGATTGGGTTTCTGGTGTGATTTCACTTGGTGCTGTTATCGGGATGATGACAGTTATACTTGTGATGTTATACGGAGGAACAAGACTTCTTTACGCTCTTGGTCGTGATGGATTATTACCAAAAATTATGTGTGAGCTTAATAAAAAATATAAAACACCCATTAAAAATACATGGATCTTTGCAGCACTTACAGCTTTTTGTGCTGGAGTAATACCTTTGTCTAAACTAGCAGAATTAGTGAACATGGGAACATTACTTGCATTTACAGTAGTTTCAATCGGGGTCATTTACTTAAGAAAAGATAAGAGTATACCATCAGGTGGTTTTAAAGTACCGTTCTTTCCAGTTATACCGATTTGCTCATTCCTACTATGTTTATTCTTAATATCTCAACTCTCTGTTTCTACATGGATAGCATGCGGTATTTGGTTTGTATTTGGATTGTTTATCTATTTTATTTACGGTAGAAAGCATAGCTTAATGAATAAAGAATAA
- a CDS encoding DUF456 domain-containing protein: protein MEFVWWGLTIVLFALSFVGIIYPIIPSIVAIWGGFVVYQFLIDSDALSLWFWISIALLSVVLIAADLIANSYFVKKYGGSKISETVAAISTIVGSFIFPPFGIILVPFLAVLVTELILHKETMKATKVAFATVIGFLGGSIAKVLIQLLMIVWFILAVIF, encoded by the coding sequence ATGGAATTTGTTTGGTGGGGATTAACCATCGTGTTATTTGCCCTTAGTTTTGTTGGGATTATCTATCCTATCATTCCTTCAATTGTTGCTATATGGGGAGGATTTGTTGTTTATCAATTCCTCATTGATTCAGATGCATTATCCTTGTGGTTTTGGATTAGTATAGCGTTACTAAGTGTAGTTCTAATTGCAGCGGATCTTATTGCAAACAGTTATTTTGTAAAAAAATACGGCGGTTCAAAAATATCAGAGACTGTTGCAGCTATTTCTACTATTGTTGGATCGTTCATTTTCCCTCCCTTTGGGATTATTCTTGTTCCGTTCTTGGCAGTACTTGTTACAGAATTAATCCTTCATAAAGAAACAATGAAGGCAACAAAAGTTGCTTTTGCTACTGTTATTGGATTCTTAGGCGGCAGCATAGCCAAAGTATTGATTCAATTGTTAATGATTGTGTGGTTCATTTTAGCTGTCATTTTTTAA
- a CDS encoding mannitol-1-phosphate 5-dehydrogenase, with translation MKAVHFGAGNIGRGFIGLLLHQSGYEVQFVDVNETLIDEINKEKAYRVILANEQKEEFHVEGVSGINSAKAPEAVIEAISSADLVTTAVGPHILKFIAPLIADGLKKRTKENDMPVNIIACENMVGGSSELQKHVLEKLNDKETSWVQENVGFPNSAVDRIVPNQKNDRLLDVLVEPFHEWVIDSTEMKGAQPEIKEALFVENLQAYIERKLFTVNTGHAATAYLGNLAGHATIAESIKDEEIKKTVLGSLEETGKVLVATYGFNADEHQQYIQKIIGRFANPFIVDDVQRVGRAPLRKLGAKDRLVAPALAFMNEFNEVPENLVKVIVAALKFVSEEDQESLTLQEKVQAKGAAAAFSEIAGLDMDHPLVKKAAETF, from the coding sequence TTGAAAGCAGTACATTTTGGGGCCGGAAACATCGGAAGAGGCTTTATCGGCCTTCTTCTGCATCAATCTGGCTATGAAGTCCAATTTGTCGATGTAAATGAAACATTAATCGATGAAATCAATAAAGAAAAAGCATATCGCGTGATCCTAGCTAACGAGCAAAAAGAAGAATTCCATGTTGAAGGTGTATCAGGTATCAACAGTGCAAAAGCTCCAGAAGCTGTCATTGAAGCTATTTCATCAGCTGACCTAGTTACAACAGCTGTTGGTCCGCATATCTTAAAATTCATTGCCCCGCTAATTGCTGACGGTCTGAAAAAGCGTACGAAAGAGAATGACATGCCTGTTAATATCATTGCGTGTGAAAACATGGTTGGCGGAAGCAGTGAGCTTCAAAAGCATGTGCTTGAAAAACTAAATGATAAAGAGACGTCATGGGTACAGGAGAATGTTGGTTTCCCGAATTCAGCTGTCGATCGTATTGTACCAAATCAAAAGAATGACCGACTCCTGGACGTTTTGGTCGAGCCATTTCATGAGTGGGTCATTGACTCTACAGAAATGAAGGGCGCACAACCAGAAATTAAGGAAGCGCTGTTTGTCGAAAATCTCCAAGCATATATCGAGCGAAAACTGTTTACCGTTAATACAGGTCACGCTGCTACAGCGTATCTAGGCAATTTAGCTGGCCATGCAACGATTGCTGAATCAATCAAAGATGAAGAAATCAAGAAAACAGTCTTAGGCTCGCTTGAAGAAACAGGTAAAGTACTTGTTGCAACATATGGTTTTAATGCCGATGAACATCAGCAATATATTCAAAAAATCATCGGACGTTTTGCAAATCCATTTATCGTCGATGACGTCCAACGGGTAGGGAGAGCACCACTCCGTAAGCTTGGCGCAAAAGACCGCTTAGTTGCTCCTGCTTTAGCATTTATGAACGAATTCAATGAAGTACCTGAGAACTTAGTGAAGGTCATTGTAGCCGCACTGAAGTTTGTGTCAGAAGAAGATCAAGAATCATTGACTCTTCAGGAAAAAGTTCAGGCAAAAGGCGCTGCAGCAGCATTTAGTGAGATTGCTGGTCTTGATATGGATCATCCATTAGTCAAAAAAGCAGCAGAAACGTTTTAG
- a CDS encoding PTS sugar transporter subunit IIA, with the protein MSILKEANIQLNQSFATKTDAIKATGQVLVEQGYVKEQYIEQMLKREELSSTYMGNFIAIPHGTEESKEDVLQSGLSVIQVPEGVDFGNGNIVKILIGIAGKGNEHLEILSKIAIVCSEEENVEKLVQAKSKEDIISLLSEVN; encoded by the coding sequence ATGAGTATATTAAAAGAAGCGAACATCCAATTAAATCAATCATTTGCAACCAAAACAGATGCAATTAAAGCAACAGGTCAAGTATTAGTAGAGCAAGGTTATGTAAAGGAACAATATATCGAGCAAATGTTAAAAAGAGAAGAGCTGTCTTCTACATATATGGGGAACTTCATTGCGATTCCACACGGAACAGAAGAGTCAAAAGAAGATGTTTTACAATCAGGTCTTTCTGTTATCCAAGTGCCCGAGGGCGTTGATTTTGGCAACGGAAATATTGTGAAAATCTTAATCGGTATTGCAGGAAAAGGTAATGAGCATCTTGAGATTCTTTCTAAAATTGCGATTGTTTGTTCTGAAGAAGAAAATGTTGAAAAATTAGTTCAAGCAAAATCGAAAGAGGACATTATTTCACTTCTAAGCGAGGTGAACTAA
- a CDS encoding BglG family transcription antiterminator: MIVSARERLILHYLVDEANQEVTIKELAEQIDVSERTIHRDLKNIEPLLATFQLHLVKRAGIGIKIVGNEENFQQLRIAIQKQDYKEYTPDERMMVALCTLLDHHEPIKLLALANDLGVTTATISHDLDKLEPFVKEYGLTLIRKRGYGIELIGKEEAKRSAISSLITDQFDVPDFLKMVRESIERKSTNKIDSISERLLGLVQKEKLIIIENLINQINSRLPYPLADSSYVGLVVHLALAIERIGRGENITIKNEYLVQLKDSREFHFAQEIAQMLENTFQIDIPEEEIGYITMHLRGAKHRFEGKVDIQDENVEIAYLVQRLIEQVEEMTGDRLKDDASLSQGLLAHLQPAIFRIKQGMKITNPLLAEIKRDYQELFDVVAKAVEVTFPFDHVPNEEIGYLVLHFGAALHKRKGRTNLKALIICSSGIGTSKMLATQIKNQFPDIAELRNISAFELKDIDIETYDIILSTIPIEELSTDYLLVSPILTAHELEKIKDYIHKKGLTIANYSVNNDHQEKADMTLTYEEYKTFTRQSNRLIELLDTMEAFGIDQSFTIEKILKHVSKKLVANRLIDDGKKLVNALLKREHIGGLAIPQTKLALFHTRSDTVIRPSFHIIDLEKPMMLKAMDNEQSSVTRILVLLAPEQADSSQLELMSFISASIIESQASINIFESAAKNSLIQYISQKYFTNFVKNLRSE; the protein is encoded by the coding sequence ATGATTGTTTCGGCTAGGGAACGCCTCATTCTTCATTATTTAGTTGATGAGGCTAACCAGGAAGTAACGATTAAAGAACTTGCTGAGCAAATTGATGTCAGCGAAAGAACAATTCACCGTGATTTAAAAAATATCGAACCGCTTTTAGCAACGTTTCAATTACATCTTGTGAAGCGGGCAGGAATCGGTATTAAAATCGTTGGGAATGAAGAAAATTTCCAGCAATTGCGTATCGCCATTCAAAAGCAGGATTATAAAGAGTATACGCCAGATGAAAGAATGATGGTTGCATTATGTACGTTGTTAGATCATCATGAGCCAATCAAATTATTAGCCTTGGCAAATGATTTAGGAGTCACAACAGCGACAATCAGTCATGATCTCGACAAGCTGGAACCTTTTGTGAAAGAGTATGGACTAACCCTTATTCGAAAAAGAGGATATGGCATTGAATTAATTGGTAAAGAGGAAGCAAAACGGAGTGCGATTAGCAGTCTTATCACAGACCAGTTTGATGTTCCGGATTTCCTAAAGATGGTCAGAGAAAGTATTGAAAGAAAGTCAACGAATAAAATCGATTCCATTTCAGAACGATTACTTGGCCTTGTGCAAAAGGAAAAGCTTATCATTATTGAAAATCTTATTAATCAAATTAATTCTCGCTTACCATATCCGTTAGCAGATAGCTCCTATGTTGGGTTAGTTGTGCATCTTGCGCTGGCGATTGAACGAATCGGGCGCGGTGAAAACATCACGATCAAAAATGAATACCTTGTACAACTGAAGGATTCCCGTGAGTTTCATTTTGCACAGGAAATTGCACAAATGCTTGAAAACACCTTTCAAATTGACATTCCTGAGGAGGAAATTGGGTATATCACTATGCATTTAAGGGGTGCTAAGCACCGTTTTGAAGGGAAAGTGGATATCCAAGATGAGAATGTTGAAATTGCCTATTTGGTTCAACGATTAATCGAACAAGTTGAGGAAATGACAGGAGACCGCTTGAAGGATGATGCCTCATTATCACAAGGCTTACTCGCACATCTACAGCCTGCCATCTTTCGAATCAAACAAGGAATGAAGATTACGAATCCGCTTCTTGCAGAAATTAAACGGGATTATCAAGAGCTTTTCGATGTTGTCGCAAAAGCGGTGGAAGTCACATTCCCATTTGATCATGTTCCTAATGAAGAAATCGGATACCTCGTTCTCCACTTTGGAGCCGCATTACATAAGCGGAAAGGAAGAACGAATCTAAAGGCATTAATCATTTGTTCAAGTGGGATAGGAACATCAAAGATGCTCGCTACACAAATAAAAAATCAATTTCCTGATATCGCTGAACTCAGAAACATTTCGGCCTTTGAGTTAAAGGATATTGATATTGAAACATATGATATCATCCTGTCTACGATACCGATTGAGGAACTTTCAACAGATTACTTACTAGTAAGCCCGATTTTAACAGCACATGAATTAGAGAAGATAAAAGATTATATTCATAAAAAAGGCCTTACTATAGCAAATTATAGTGTGAATAATGATCATCAGGAAAAAGCAGACATGACGCTGACTTATGAGGAATACAAGACGTTTACAAGGCAATCAAATCGACTTATTGAACTGTTGGATACGATGGAAGCGTTTGGTATTGATCAATCATTTACCATCGAAAAAATCTTAAAGCATGTAAGTAAGAAGCTTGTAGCCAACAGACTCATTGACGATGGGAAGAAGCTTGTCAATGCCTTGCTAAAGCGTGAGCATATCGGGGGATTAGCTATTCCGCAAACAAAGCTTGCCTTGTTTCATACGAGGAGTGATACTGTGATTCGCCCTAGCTTTCATATCATTGATTTGGAAAAGCCAATGATGTTAAAGGCGATGGATAATGAACAGAGTAGCGTCACCCGCATCTTAGTCTTATTAGCGCCAGAACAAGCTGACAGCAGCCAGTTAGAGCTGATGAGCTTTATTAGTGCAAGTATTATTGAATCACAAGCGAGTATCAACATCTTTGAATCTGCTGCGAAAAACAGCTTAATTCAATATATTAGCCAAAAGTATTTTACTAACTTTGTTAAAAATCTAAGGAGTGAATAA
- a CDS encoding PTS mannitol transporter subunit IICB: METNQNKGDFRVKIQRFGSYLSGMIMPNIGAFIAWGIITALFIPTGWMPNEQFATLVDPMIKYLLPLLIGYTGGKMIYDVRGGVVGATATMGVIVGADIPMFLGAMIMGPLGGYLIKQVDKLFKNKVKSGFEMLVNNFSAGILAAILTLIAVLAIGPLVLGLNNVLAGGVQAIIDAGLLPLANIFIEPAKVLFLNNAINHGILSPLGIEQAAEQGKSILFLLEANPGPGFGILLAYMIFGRGSAKQTAPGAGIIHFLGGIHEIYFPYILMKPLLLLAVIGGGVSAVFTFTIFDAGLVASTSPGSIFAILAMTPKGNFTGVVLGVIVGTAVSFAIASLILKSSKKTEEEEDITAATAKMESLKGKKSSVSESLTVVETAKPAEEFDFNNVHKIIFACDAGMGSSAMGASILRNKVQKADIQDVDVTNTSINNIPNDADIVITHKDLTDRAKAKLPTAHHVSVDNFLNSPRYDEIINQLK, encoded by the coding sequence ATGGAAACAAACCAAAACAAAGGTGACTTTCGCGTTAAAATTCAACGTTTTGGAAGTTATTTAAGTGGCATGATTATGCCGAATATAGGTGCATTTATCGCATGGGGAATTATTACAGCATTATTTATTCCAACAGGCTGGATGCCAAATGAACAATTTGCAACATTAGTAGATCCGATGATTAAGTATCTATTACCACTATTAATCGGATATACAGGCGGTAAGATGATTTACGATGTTCGCGGTGGAGTTGTTGGGGCTACAGCGACAATGGGTGTTATTGTCGGTGCAGATATCCCAATGTTCTTAGGTGCCATGATCATGGGTCCGCTTGGAGGATATCTCATTAAACAGGTTGACAAATTATTCAAAAACAAAGTGAAATCAGGCTTTGAAATGTTAGTCAACAATTTCTCAGCAGGTATTTTAGCGGCAATTTTAACGCTTATCGCCGTTTTAGCGATTGGCCCATTAGTATTAGGTTTAAACAATGTATTAGCAGGCGGCGTACAAGCCATAATTGATGCAGGCTTATTACCACTAGCAAATATTTTCATTGAGCCAGCAAAGGTTCTGTTCTTAAACAATGCAATTAACCACGGGATTTTAAGTCCGTTGGGGATTGAACAGGCAGCAGAACAGGGGAAATCGATCCTATTCTTATTAGAAGCAAATCCTGGTCCAGGGTTTGGGATTTTATTAGCATACATGATCTTTGGTAGAGGTTCAGCGAAACAAACAGCACCAGGTGCAGGGATTATCCACTTCCTTGGTGGTATTCATGAAATCTATTTCCCTTATATTTTAATGAAGCCATTATTATTATTAGCTGTTATCGGTGGGGGAGTTAGTGCGGTATTTACGTTCACTATTTTTGATGCAGGATTAGTTGCAAGTACATCACCTGGCAGTATTTTTGCTATCTTAGCGATGACACCAAAAGGCAACTTTACTGGAGTTGTTTTAGGTGTAATCGTAGGTACAGCTGTTTCATTCGCAATAGCATCATTAATCTTAAAATCAAGCAAGAAAACAGAAGAGGAAGAAGATATTACAGCTGCAACAGCAAAAATGGAATCACTAAAAGGGAAAAAGAGCTCAGTTAGTGAATCATTAACTGTTGTTGAAACTGCAAAACCTGCTGAGGAATTTGATTTTAACAATGTTCATAAAATCATTTTTGCTTGTGATGCAGGAATGGGGTCAAGTGCTATGGGTGCTTCGATTCTTAGAAATAAAGTCCAAAAGGCAGACATCCAAGATGTTGATGTGACAAATACGTCAATTAACAACATTCCAAATGATGCAGATATCGTCATCACGCATAAGGATTTAACAGATCGTGCAAAAGCGAAATTGCCAACTGCACATCATGTATCTGTAGATAATTTCCTAAACAGTCCTAGATATGATGAAATCATTAATCAATTAAAATAA
- the pyk gene encoding pyruvate kinase produces the protein MIDRICTIGPASNRREVLSELIDHGMTMIRLNLSHGNHESHNDVIQLVRSISKEKDKEIKILGDLQGPKIRLGQFHEKSITLQEAETFLLTTDEVVGNNKVGSIDYKGLVHDVEIGSKILINDGEVKLTVIGKDPQSIKTIVNVGGTISSRKGVNVPGTALSLPALTEKDKQDIQFLIDQQVDFIACSFIRTPNHIEHIREFLIKRITNPPKLMAKIETLEAIQNFVEICEKSDAIMIARGDLGVELPFQWIPLLQKAIIYECNKAEKFVVTATQMLQSMTEHAVPTRAEVTDIFQAVLDGTNAVMLSAESASGSHPVESIETLRTISQFSEIAKKYDPFDFTDMLKLINNEIL, from the coding sequence ATGATAGACCGAATTTGTACGATTGGACCAGCAAGTAATCGCCGAGAGGTATTATCTGAATTGATCGATCATGGCATGACAATGATTCGTTTAAATCTTTCTCATGGAAATCACGAAAGCCACAATGATGTTATCCAACTTGTACGTTCTATTAGCAAAGAGAAAGACAAGGAAATTAAAATTCTTGGAGATCTTCAAGGACCTAAAATAAGGTTAGGTCAATTTCATGAAAAAAGCATTACCCTTCAAGAGGCAGAAACATTTCTATTAACAACAGATGAGGTTGTTGGTAATAATAAAGTTGGAAGTATCGATTATAAAGGATTAGTTCATGACGTGGAAATCGGGAGTAAAATACTAATCAATGATGGTGAAGTTAAATTAACTGTAATTGGTAAAGACCCTCAGTCAATAAAAACAATCGTAAATGTTGGCGGAACGATTTCATCAAGAAAAGGAGTTAATGTTCCCGGCACAGCTCTATCCTTACCGGCACTGACTGAAAAGGATAAACAAGACATTCAGTTTCTTATTGATCAGCAAGTTGATTTTATTGCTTGTTCTTTTATTAGGACACCGAATCATATTGAACATATTCGCGAATTTTTGATAAAGAGAATAACAAACCCTCCGAAGCTTATGGCTAAGATTGAAACACTTGAAGCCATACAAAATTTTGTTGAAATATGTGAAAAATCAGATGCCATTATGATAGCAAGAGGTGACTTAGGAGTCGAATTACCCTTCCAATGGATCCCTCTCTTACAAAAAGCAATCATATATGAATGTAACAAAGCAGAGAAGTTTGTTGTAACGGCTACTCAGATGCTGCAATCTATGACTGAACATGCTGTACCTACTCGAGCAGAGGTAACAGATATCTTTCAGGCTGTATTAGATGGAACAAATGCTGTGATGCTATCTGCAGAGAGTGCATCTGGATCCCACCCTGTCGAAAGCATTGAAACATTAAGAACGATATCCCAGTTTTCAGAGATTGCTAAAAAATATGATCCTTTTGATTTTACAGATATGTTAAAGTTAATCAATAACGAAATCTTATAA
- a CDS encoding endonuclease I family protein, whose translation MENMNRQESNESEDLKATLLALKDYKKKIENAKEYYDEVEDNRIIKDYYHNIDFNEANKTKLFKQLSQLIKNTHENQLPYNSKTRDYLYSTVDLHIDGTLKSIYSKKEQKPEQVIREDYDTDQKRKIAYDKLLKSNLNNDYDKQKAAAAIENEIMYNCEHVVPQSWFDKDNPMSGDLHHLFTCEKECNSSRSNYPYFDFDDYPPQIETDAIRAQCGKYEEGKFEPENGKGAVARATLYFLLRYPGEVSRYNGRDIEMLLKWHRDDKVSIYEKHRNKEIFQIQKNRNPLIDFPQYANKIDFMFGLS comes from the coding sequence ATGGAGAACATGAATAGGCAAGAATCAAATGAAAGCGAAGATTTAAAAGCCACATTGTTGGCACTGAAGGATTACAAAAAGAAGATTGAAAATGCAAAAGAGTATTATGACGAAGTAGAGGATAATCGGATCATCAAGGATTATTATCACAACATTGATTTTAATGAAGCAAACAAAACAAAATTATTTAAACAGCTATCTCAATTAATCAAGAATACACATGAAAATCAGCTTCCTTATAACTCTAAAACACGGGATTACCTCTATTCAACGGTTGACCTCCATATAGATGGAACCCTTAAGAGCATCTATTCTAAAAAAGAACAGAAGCCTGAACAAGTCATAAGAGAAGATTATGACACAGACCAAAAAAGAAAAATAGCTTATGACAAGTTATTAAAAAGTAACTTAAATAACGATTATGATAAGCAAAAGGCTGCAGCAGCCATTGAAAATGAAATCATGTATAATTGCGAACATGTTGTGCCTCAGTCATGGTTTGATAAGGATAATCCAATGAGCGGTGATTTGCATCATCTTTTTACATGTGAAAAAGAGTGTAATTCCTCAAGATCCAACTATCCTTATTTTGATTTCGATGACTATCCTCCCCAAATAGAGACTGACGCGATTAGAGCACAGTGCGGGAAATATGAAGAGGGAAAGTTTGAACCTGAAAATGGAAAAGGAGCTGTTGCGAGGGCGACATTATACTTTTTGTTAAGATATCCCGGAGAAGTTAGCCGCTACAACGGTAGAGACATAGAAATGCTGCTAAAATGGCACCGTGATGATAAAGTATCCATTTATGAAAAACATCGAAACAAAGAAATCTTCCAAATTCAAAAGAATCGAAATCCCTTAATCGATTTTCCGCAATACGCAAACAAAATCGATTTTATGTTCGGTTTATCCTAG